DNA sequence from the Chitinophaga flava genome:
GTGGTGCCGCCTGTTGTTAGCACAAACATACCGTCGTGTATGAGTTCCACCGCTTTCAGCGCAATCATGCGCTTCTCCTCAATGGCATAAACATCCTGTGAAACAATCCCCTGGTGAAATGAATTAGACAATCCGCCACCATGTACTTTCAGGATCTTCCCTTCCTGTGCCAGCGATGCCAGATCCCGCCGGATCGTATCTTCCGAAACACCCATCTGCTCACTCAGGTGAGAGGACAATACCTTGTTGTGCAGGTTGACCTGATGTAAGATATATGCCTGGCGTTCCTTCTTTAACATAGGAAGATGATTCTACTTTTAATTTCGGCAAAAAAACGCATTCAAACAAATATAAAAATGCATTTTCCTGCAGGTTTCTGCATTAAACGTAGGACCCACCTGCAATATTTTTTTTGCGGAATATTTTTCAGGGAGATGAAATGGCATTAAAAAGGAGATGATCATCCGATAGGATACCGAATGATCATCTCCTTAAAAAAAATCAGCGTAGCAATTATTTATTGTCCAGCCATACCACCTTCTGTTCCGGCGTATGTTCCTGCCCGATAACATTCCTGTACAGGTCGGGGCGGCGAGCCTTGCGGTAACGGTGTCCGCCGGCCTGCTGCAGCTTTTCAGGTGTCAGTGTGGCCACCGTGTAATCGTTATCCAGCTTGCGGCATTCGCCGATGATATCGCCGAATGGATCGAGGATCATAGAGCAGCCGTTTTTCAGCTGGTCATCATCCATACCAATAGGGTTGGAGAACACTACGTATACCCCATTATCGTAGGCACGTGCCGGCAGCCATTTCATCAACCAACTGCGGCCTTTGAGTCCATCAAATTCCATACGCAGGGAGGTAGGGTCTGCAGCTCTGTTGTGCCACAGAGCAGGGTCTACAAAACCTGCACCCGGACGGGAAGACGGCGTACACATCGTCACATGTGGCATAAAGATAATATCGGCGCCCAGCAGACTGGTAGCTCTTACATTTTCAATGACATTGTTATCGTAGCAGATCAGGATACCACATTTCCATCCCAGCAGATCAAACACTACGTATTCATCACCAGGCGTAAGATATGGGTTGATGAAAGGATGCAGCTTGCGGTACTTGGCCACCAGTCCGTTTTTATCCACACACACATAGGCTTTGTATAATTTGTCTGCCGCATCTTTTTCAAACAGGCCCGCCAGGATAGCGATATCATGTTCCCGGGCAATGGCAGTCAGCCGTTGGATACTAGGGCCATCGGGAATAAACTCTGCCAGGTCCAGCATCTGTTCCCGGGAGAGCCCCCGGGCGAAAGTGTAGCCGGTAACGGAACATTCATGAAAGGCGATAGCCTGTGCGCCATCGGCAGCTGCTTTGGCCGCCAGGTCATTAATCTGTTGAAGATTGTAAGCTTTGTCTCCGCTTTTGTTCTCAAATTGAGCTGATGCAACTTTAATATTCTTCATAAATAATCGTATATGCTTAATAGTTATATTTCTTCACTTTTGTTCCGGCTGCACTGTCGCGGATCAGTTCTGCCAGGCGTTTTTCCCGGGTAGCCTCCTGTTTGCCAGACATCACCCAGTTGGCAGTCACCTTCCGGTAGGTAGGCGCCATTTTCTGGTAAAACTCCCAGGCTTTTTTATTGGCCCGGATACGTTGTTCATACGCTTCGGAAAGCTGGACAGGCTCCTTTTGTTCGTAGGTATAGATAGCCGAACGCTCCGCCTCCCGCTTATTGAAGGCAGCGATGCCCGCAGGCATCATCCTACCGGCTTTGGTGAGGTCTTCTACTTTTTTGATATTGACCGCACTCCAGATACTTTTATGTTTACGGGGCGTAAAACGAATACAATAACGCTCCTCATCAATAGATTTCCGGACACCATCTATCCAGCCATAACAAATAGCTTCGTCTACCGATTCTGACCATGACATGCTTTTTTTACCGGAACCAACCTTATAATATCCTACCAGCAATTCTTCTGCTTTGTGATGGTGTTTATCCAACCATTGACGGAATGTTTCACTCGTTTCGAAAAATGTGGGTTTATCATCCATACGGGGTACGATAGATTAATAAGTAAAAGATAAATACTATTTCTGATAATCAACAAAATCAAAATTAACTAGCTTTGGGTTAGAACGAACTGATATGAAAGATTTTAAGAAACATTTTATTATACCAGCTGAACCGGAAGAAGTTTACGC
Encoded proteins:
- a CDS encoding nitrilase family protein, whose protein sequence is MKNIKVASAQFENKSGDKAYNLQQINDLAAKAAADGAQAIAFHECSVTGYTFARGLSREQMLDLAEFIPDGPSIQRLTAIAREHDIAILAGLFEKDAADKLYKAYVCVDKNGLVAKYRKLHPFINPYLTPGDEYVVFDLLGWKCGILICYDNNVIENVRATSLLGADIIFMPHVTMCTPSSRPGAGFVDPALWHNRAADPTSLRMEFDGLKGRSWLMKWLPARAYDNGVYVVFSNPIGMDDDQLKNGCSMILDPFGDIIGECRKLDNDYTVATLTPEKLQQAGGHRYRKARRPDLYRNVIGQEHTPEQKVVWLDNK
- a CDS encoding YdeI/OmpD-associated family protein — encoded protein: MDDKPTFFETSETFRQWLDKHHHKAEELLVGYYKVGSGKKSMSWSESVDEAICYGWIDGVRKSIDEERYCIRFTPRKHKSIWSAVNIKKVEDLTKAGRMMPAGIAAFNKREAERSAIYTYEQKEPVQLSEAYEQRIRANKKAWEFYQKMAPTYRKVTANWVMSGKQEATREKRLAELIRDSAAGTKVKKYNY